One genomic region from Fictibacillus marinisediminis encodes:
- the efp gene encoding elongation factor P — protein MISVNDFRTGLTIEVDGGIWQVMEFQHVKPGKGAAFVRSKLRNLRTGGIQEKTFRGGEKVAKAHIENRKMQYLYASGDTHTFMDNESYEQTELTSAQLEHELKFLLENMVVQIMTYQGETIGVELPNTVELEVTETEPGIKGDTASGGSKPATLETGLIVQVPFFINQGDKLIIDTRSGDYVSRA, from the coding sequence ATGATTTCAGTTAACGATTTTAGAACAGGATTGACCATTGAGGTAGACGGCGGAATTTGGCAGGTAATGGAGTTCCAGCACGTAAAACCAGGAAAAGGAGCTGCCTTCGTTCGTTCTAAGCTCCGCAATCTCCGTACAGGGGGCATTCAGGAAAAAACGTTCCGCGGCGGTGAAAAAGTAGCTAAAGCTCACATCGAGAATAGAAAAATGCAATATTTATATGCTTCAGGTGATACACATACGTTCATGGATAATGAATCGTATGAGCAAACCGAACTTACATCCGCTCAGCTTGAGCATGAATTAAAATTCCTGCTTGAGAACATGGTCGTTCAGATCATGACCTATCAAGGCGAAACCATCGGGGTTGAGCTGCCGAACACGGTAGAATTGGAAGTTACAGAAACAGAACCTGGAATTAAAGGTGATACAGCTTCAGGCGGATCAAAACCAGCTACCCTTGAGACTGGCTTGATTGTTCAAGTTCCTTTCTTTATTAACCAAGGCGACAAATTAATCATTGATACACGTTCAGGTGACTACGTTTCCAGAGCGTAA
- a CDS encoding M24 family metallopeptidase produces MSRLEKLRAEFQKHDIDGLIVTSGKNRRYLSGFTGSSGVLVISKKEARLITDFRYMDQATEQARDFEVIKHTAAIQEKAVQAAAEMGIKKAGFEQDHLTFAQYRTYEKYICSQDTELVPISGLIEKLRLIKDNSEIKILKEAAQIADAAFSHITSYIRPGLTELEVSNELEFFMRKNGASSSSFDIIVASGYRSALPHGVASQKKISEGELVTLDFGAYYKGYCSDITRTVAVGEISSELRKIYETVYEAQARGMQGIKPGMTGRQADALTRDYITEQGYGEYFGHSTGHGIGLEVHEGPSLAVHSDIVLEAGMIVTVEPGIYVSGLGGVRIEDDALITEQGNESLTRSTKELLILG; encoded by the coding sequence ATGTCAAGATTAGAGAAATTGAGAGCGGAATTTCAAAAACATGATATTGACGGGCTCATCGTAACATCCGGGAAAAATCGAAGATACCTCAGCGGATTTACAGGAAGTTCTGGTGTGCTTGTCATCTCTAAAAAAGAAGCGAGACTCATTACCGATTTCAGGTATATGGATCAGGCAACAGAACAAGCGAGAGACTTTGAGGTTATTAAGCACACTGCTGCTATTCAGGAAAAAGCTGTTCAAGCCGCGGCTGAAATGGGAATAAAGAAAGCCGGGTTCGAGCAGGATCATCTCACCTTTGCTCAATACCGCACGTATGAGAAGTACATCTGCAGCCAGGACACGGAGCTTGTGCCGATTTCCGGCCTGATTGAAAAATTACGCTTGATTAAGGATAATTCAGAGATTAAGATATTAAAGGAAGCCGCACAAATTGCGGATGCAGCATTCTCTCATATCACTTCTTACATAAGGCCTGGCCTAACGGAGCTTGAGGTCTCGAATGAGCTTGAATTTTTCATGAGGAAGAATGGGGCATCGTCTTCTTCTTTCGATATTATTGTGGCATCAGGCTATCGCTCTGCACTTCCGCATGGAGTAGCTTCTCAGAAGAAAATAAGCGAGGGGGAACTCGTCACCCTTGATTTTGGAGCATATTATAAAGGCTATTGCTCGGATATTACACGGACGGTTGCTGTTGGCGAAATATCTTCGGAGCTTCGGAAGATTTATGAGACGGTTTATGAAGCACAGGCAAGGGGAATGCAGGGAATAAAACCCGGAATGACGGGAAGGCAGGCAGATGCCTTAACGAGGGACTATATTACCGAACAGGGATACGGTGAATATTTCGGACATTCGACGGGTCATGGCATTGGCCTCGAGGTTCATGAAGGACCTAGTCTTGCTGTCCATTCAGACATCGTTCTTGAGGCGGGTATGATCGTCACAGTAGAACCGGGAATCTATGTTTCCGGTTTAGGCGGAGTAAGGATAGAAGATGATGCCCTTATTACGGAACAGGGGAATGAATCACTTACTCGTTCTACAAAAGAGCTGCTTATTTTAGGTTAG
- the aroQ gene encoding type II 3-dehydroquinate dehydratase, whose product MERILVINGPNLNRLGTREPSIYGDDTLASLEQRLTHFGEINNMKVECRQSNHEGILLDWIQEAESKFGGIVLNAGAFTHYSYAIRDAIASVNIPVIEVHISNIHAREEFRHHSVIAPVVAGQIAGLGFKGYELAVLALLDSFS is encoded by the coding sequence ATGGAACGAATACTGGTCATTAACGGCCCGAATCTGAACCGGCTCGGTACAAGGGAGCCCTCCATATACGGTGATGACACACTGGCTTCTCTTGAACAGCGGCTTACTCATTTCGGAGAGATAAATAACATGAAGGTAGAGTGCAGGCAATCCAATCATGAAGGGATCTTACTGGACTGGATTCAAGAAGCAGAGAGTAAATTTGGCGGGATCGTCTTAAATGCAGGGGCCTTTACACATTATAGTTATGCAATTCGGGATGCCATTGCTAGTGTGAACATCCCGGTTATCGAAGTACATATTTCAAACATTCATGCAAGAGAGGAATTTCGCCACCATTCGGTCATCGCACCTGTTGTGGCCGGACAGATCGCAGGTCTCGGGTTCAAGGGATATGAGCTTGCGGTTTTAGCACTGCTTGATTCGTTCAGCTAA
- a CDS encoding YqhR family membrane protein, with protein sequence MDDFKQDKNKREEPMSFMARVVSVGFFGGLFWGLVGYVAYYLNLSKIGPALILAPWALGKWKSLWLGQLIGVIAISLLSILVAICYRYLLAKVKSMAGGLFFGIVLWVIVFYLLHPIFPGLETMGKIGRNTIATTLCLYILYGIFVGYSISFEYQERQPSKSGEST encoded by the coding sequence ATGGATGATTTTAAACAGGACAAGAATAAGCGAGAAGAACCGATGTCCTTTATGGCCAGGGTGGTCAGTGTTGGATTCTTTGGGGGTCTTTTCTGGGGGCTTGTCGGTTATGTTGCCTACTACCTTAATTTGTCCAAGATTGGACCGGCGCTCATCCTTGCACCATGGGCGCTTGGAAAATGGAAGTCGCTATGGCTTGGCCAGCTCATCGGTGTCATTGCCATTTCTCTTCTTTCCATTCTCGTTGCTATTTGTTACCGATATCTTCTAGCAAAAGTAAAAAGTATGGCTGGCGGCCTCTTTTTCGGTATTGTTCTCTGGGTCATCGTTTTTTACTTGCTGCACCCCATATTTCCAGGCTTGGAAACGATGGGTAAGATAGGAAGAAATACGATTGCCACTACACTGTGCCTGTATATTCTGTATGGCATTTTCGTAGGGTACTCCATATCTTTCGAATATCAGGAACGGCAACCTTCAAAAAGCGGGGAAAGTACCTAA
- a CDS encoding DUF1385 domain-containing protein: MTENKKPAYGGQAVVEGVMFAGKHTYVTAIRRNDDSIEYFEVIKRYSPWLNKIKKVPFLRGIAAILEASSNGTKHLNYSTERYNVPPGEELKKEEPSSSKAMFVFSLAIIGIVSFLFAKFVFTLVPVFLAEAFRPWVQSHIGQNLLEGFFKFLFLLSYIYFVSLTPTIKRVFQYHGAEHKVINAYENGFELTVDNVKKQTRLHYRCGSSFILFTVVVGVFIYLFVPSDPLWQRVVYRLVLIPVVLGVSFEVLQITNKLRNVPVLKYLGFPGLWLQLLTTKEPDREQTEVAILSFTEMLRRDAEHEKRKLENSTKIV, translated from the coding sequence ATGACAGAAAACAAAAAACCGGCATACGGCGGCCAGGCAGTCGTCGAAGGGGTGATGTTTGCCGGCAAGCACACATATGTTACCGCCATCCGCAGGAATGATGACAGTATTGAGTATTTCGAAGTGATTAAGCGCTACAGCCCATGGCTCAACAAGATTAAAAAGGTTCCTTTTCTGCGGGGAATCGCGGCTATTCTGGAGGCCAGTTCAAACGGAACCAAACATTTGAACTATTCTACTGAAAGATATAACGTCCCGCCAGGTGAAGAATTAAAAAAGGAAGAGCCCTCCTCATCCAAAGCGATGTTTGTTTTCAGTCTAGCCATCATTGGCATCGTTTCTTTTCTGTTTGCAAAATTTGTTTTTACCCTAGTTCCTGTTTTTCTCGCAGAAGCATTCAGGCCTTGGGTGCAAAGCCATATCGGCCAAAACCTGCTGGAGGGATTCTTTAAATTTCTTTTTCTTCTATCGTACATTTACTTTGTGTCTTTAACGCCAACAATAAAAAGAGTCTTTCAATACCACGGAGCGGAACACAAAGTAATTAATGCCTACGAGAACGGTTTTGAACTTACCGTTGATAATGTAAAGAAGCAAACCAGGCTTCATTACCGCTGCGGAAGCAGTTTCATCCTGTTTACGGTAGTGGTCGGAGTCTTTATCTATCTGTTCGTTCCGTCTGATCCTTTATGGCAGCGGGTCGTTTACAGGCTAGTGCTGATTCCGGTAGTCCTCGGTGTTTCTTTTGAAGTTTTGCAGATTACGAACAAACTAAGGAATGTCCCTGTTCTCAAATATCTCGGATTTCCTGGCTTATGGCTACAGCTTCTGACCACGAAAGAACCTGACCGTGAACAGACCGAAGTGGCCATCCTGTCATTTACCGAAATGCTCCGCCGGGATGCCGAACATGAAAAAAGAAAACTCGAAAACAGTACAAAAATCGTTTAA
- a CDS encoding SA1362 family protein, which produces MNLLHRKSFHPVIWVIIVLAVIGLGSQLIFSPQKLITNLLMIGLVVALVYFIFQRFRPGENGKYKKAVKQSKRKYNQPAPPIKKSSASNKPAPFKKRKKDHNLTVIEGKKNKKKNRASF; this is translated from the coding sequence GTGAACCTGTTGCATCGAAAATCATTTCATCCAGTCATTTGGGTTATTATCGTGTTGGCAGTAATTGGACTTGGGTCACAATTAATCTTTTCACCTCAAAAGTTAATCACGAATTTGCTCATGATCGGCTTGGTTGTTGCTCTTGTTTATTTTATCTTTCAGCGGTTTCGTCCCGGTGAAAACGGAAAATACAAAAAAGCGGTAAAGCAGTCCAAACGAAAGTATAATCAACCTGCCCCACCGATTAAGAAGAGTTCAGCTTCAAACAAACCCGCTCCGTTCAAAAAACGTAAAAAAGATCACAACCTAACAGTGATTGAAGGAAAAAAGAATAAGAAAAAAAATCGAGCTTCTTTTTAG
- a CDS encoding patatin-like phospholipase family protein — MMMVDGVFSGGGIKGISLIGAIQAAEERGLQFKRVAGTSAGALVASLVAAGYTSAELKDLIHNVDLKQFLDEKKSWVPIPFMNWLKVYWKLGLYKGDALERWVKELLKAKGIETFADIPDGSLKIIASDITRGRLVVLPDDLQEYGLLKEKFPVARAIRMSCSIPYFFYPITLYNRLGQKSFIVDGGVLSNFPIWLFQRKDRTSERPVLGFQLSSSYGNIPAHKVNNAFNLFKALFQTMMEAHDNRHISKYDASDIIFIPVKEISVVDFELAEETKNALMDFGYLQGTEFLNRWVSGKKIWTPYKNRA, encoded by the coding sequence ATGATGATGGTGGATGGAGTATTCTCAGGCGGTGGCATTAAGGGGATATCATTGATAGGAGCCATTCAGGCAGCAGAAGAAAGGGGCCTTCAATTCAAACGTGTAGCTGGAACGAGTGCCGGGGCGCTCGTGGCTTCCCTCGTAGCAGCAGGATATACTTCTGCTGAACTGAAAGATCTGATTCACAATGTCGATTTGAAACAGTTTCTTGATGAAAAGAAATCATGGGTGCCCATACCGTTTATGAATTGGCTGAAAGTGTATTGGAAATTAGGTCTTTATAAAGGGGATGCCCTTGAAAGATGGGTTAAGGAGCTTTTAAAGGCAAAAGGCATTGAGACTTTTGCGGATATTCCGGACGGATCGCTGAAAATTATAGCTTCAGATATTACCCGTGGTAGGCTGGTCGTACTGCCTGATGACCTGCAGGAATACGGTTTGCTGAAAGAAAAATTTCCGGTAGCCAGAGCGATACGGATGAGCTGCAGCATTCCTTATTTTTTTTATCCGATCACCCTTTATAACCGTCTGGGCCAAAAAAGCTTTATTGTAGATGGGGGTGTTTTAAGCAACTTTCCGATTTGGCTCTTTCAGCGAAAAGACCGGACGTCTGAACGGCCGGTCCTTGGGTTTCAGTTAAGTTCATCGTACGGAAACATTCCTGCACATAAAGTGAACAATGCCTTTAACTTGTTTAAGGCACTGTTTCAGACGATGATGGAAGCCCATGATAACCGCCATATTTCCAAGTATGATGCGAGTGATATTATTTTTATCCCCGTAAAGGAAATTTCAGTGGTTGATTTCGAACTGGCAGAGGAAACGAAAAATGCTTTAATGGATTTTGGGTATCTGCAAGGAACAGAGTTTTTAAACCGGTGGGTGTCAGGAAAAAAAATATGGACTCCATATAAAAATCGAGCCTAA
- the mntR gene encoding transcriptional regulator MntR encodes MPPTPSMEDYIERIYALIEEKGYARVSDLAESLEVHPSSVTKMIQKLDKGKYLVYEKYRGFVLTPNGKKLGKRLVYRHELLEGFLKVIGVDQEKIFDDVEGIEHHLSWNAIDRIGDLLQYFEEDPQRVEALKEIQQKNQEQS; translated from the coding sequence ATGCCCCCAACACCCAGCATGGAAGATTATATTGAACGAATCTATGCGTTAATTGAAGAAAAAGGATATGCCAGGGTTTCTGATCTTGCTGAAAGTCTGGAAGTACATCCCTCCTCAGTTACAAAAATGATACAAAAGCTGGATAAAGGAAAGTACCTCGTCTATGAAAAGTATCGCGGATTCGTATTAACGCCAAACGGAAAAAAACTAGGCAAACGCCTCGTTTACCGGCATGAATTACTGGAAGGCTTTTTAAAAGTTATCGGTGTTGACCAGGAAAAAATCTTTGACGACGTAGAAGGAATCGAGCATCATTTAAGCTGGAATGCTATCGACAGGATCGGGGATCTTCTGCAATATTTTGAAGAAGATCCGCAGAGAGTTGAAGCATTAAAAGAGATACAGCAAAAAAATCAGGAACAATCATAA
- a CDS encoding vitamin B12-dependent ribonucleotide reductase: MGVAVHDPSGINIEMLNKDIEQFPQVHPVTDDMKTAHKGVSRLVMLDRYSFKDTERKTLKEGDFVVLTVKEDPKFPARGLGYIVSIDWETKTARVRVEDEFKSALDKPEEAESGIINRSLDVMDKPLEVFYEQIAKRNATGLASVETTEEKRQESFEKFYKELSEMNFIPAGRVLYGAGAETDVTYFNCYVMPYVKDSREGISDHRKQVMEIMSRGGGVGTNGSTLRPRNALARGVNGKSSGSVSWLDDIAKLTHLVEQGGSRRGAQMIMLADWHPDIIDFIISKMQNPRILRYLIENTEDEKIKQVAQDKLKFTPLTPTEKAMYEGILRYKEIPGTGGFDADVHREAERMLRDGGTYSVHNSEFLTGANISVTITKEFMEAVENDEEYALRFPNVENYTPEEMRAYNEEWHEAGDVRVWEEKGYSIRVYKRIKARELWNLINICATYSAEPGIFFIDNANDMTNAVAYGQKVVATNPCGEQPLAPYSVCNLAAVNLGTMADKENKTIDFEKLERTVEVGVRMQDNVIDATPYFLEPNRIQALGERRVGLGVMGLHDLLIYCETMYGSEEGNEMVDKIFETIATTAYRTSIELAKEKGSFPFLVGKTEAETKQLRENFIKTGYMKKLPEDIHQGILKYGIRNSHLLTVAPTGSTGTMVGVSTGLEPYFSFSYFRSGRLGKFIEVKADIVKEYLDRNPEADENNLPEFFVSAMELSPEAHADTQCVIQNWVDSSISKTVNAPKGYSVDQVKKVYERLYKGGAKGGTVYVDGSRDAQVLTLKAEESFEQTEMNLGEEEKSKVVLVDTITDLRSTDVTVGNEVGNTCPVCRKGKVKEIGGCNTCTNCNTQLKCGL, translated from the coding sequence ATGGGAGTAGCGGTACATGACCCTTCAGGAATTAACATTGAAATGCTGAATAAGGATATTGAACAATTTCCCCAAGTACACCCCGTAACAGATGACATGAAAACAGCGCATAAAGGTGTTTCCCGTCTCGTAATGCTGGACAGGTACAGTTTTAAAGATACAGAGAGGAAAACATTAAAGGAAGGAGATTTCGTTGTATTAACGGTCAAAGAAGACCCGAAATTCCCTGCGAGAGGTCTTGGATATATCGTCAGTATCGATTGGGAAACGAAAACCGCACGTGTCAGGGTAGAAGATGAGTTCAAGTCTGCCCTTGATAAGCCGGAGGAAGCGGAATCAGGAATCATCAACCGTTCTTTGGACGTGATGGACAAGCCGCTTGAAGTGTTTTATGAGCAGATCGCAAAGAGAAATGCGACAGGGCTTGCAAGTGTGGAAACCACTGAAGAAAAACGTCAGGAATCTTTCGAGAAGTTTTACAAAGAACTTTCCGAGATGAACTTTATTCCGGCAGGACGTGTTCTATATGGTGCCGGTGCAGAAACAGACGTTACGTATTTCAACTGCTACGTAATGCCGTACGTGAAGGATTCAAGAGAAGGAATCTCAGATCATCGTAAACAAGTAATGGAGATCATGAGCCGCGGCGGAGGGGTAGGAACAAACGGTTCGACCTTAAGGCCGAGAAACGCTCTGGCGCGCGGAGTAAACGGAAAATCATCCGGATCGGTATCCTGGCTGGATGATATTGCGAAGCTTACCCATCTGGTTGAGCAGGGTGGGAGTCGCCGCGGCGCTCAGATGATCATGCTTGCGGATTGGCACCCTGACATTATCGATTTTATTATTTCAAAAATGCAAAACCCAAGAATCCTTCGTTACCTGATCGAAAACACAGAGGATGAAAAGATTAAGCAGGTCGCTCAGGACAAGCTTAAATTTACTCCGCTGACACCGACGGAAAAAGCGATGTATGAAGGAATTCTACGTTACAAAGAGATTCCGGGAACAGGCGGATTTGATGCAGATGTTCACCGTGAGGCAGAGCGTATGCTGCGTGATGGGGGAACATACAGTGTTCACAATTCCGAATTCCTGACAGGGGCGAATATCTCAGTAACGATCACGAAAGAATTTATGGAAGCTGTAGAAAATGATGAAGAGTACGCTCTTCGCTTCCCGAACGTTGAAAATTACACACCGGAAGAAATGAGAGCTTACAACGAAGAATGGCATGAAGCTGGTGATGTAAGAGTCTGGGAAGAAAAGGGCTACAGCATCCGAGTTTATAAAAGGATCAAAGCAAGAGAGCTTTGGAACCTCATTAACATTTGTGCAACCTACTCAGCTGAACCAGGGATCTTCTTCATCGATAATGCTAACGACATGACCAATGCTGTTGCCTATGGGCAGAAGGTTGTAGCGACAAATCCATGTGGAGAACAGCCTCTTGCACCATATTCTGTCTGCAACCTTGCTGCTGTTAACCTTGGCACCATGGCAGACAAAGAGAACAAAACGATAGATTTTGAGAAATTGGAGCGCACAGTAGAAGTTGGCGTTAGAATGCAAGACAATGTAATTGACGCGACACCTTACTTCCTTGAACCAAACCGCATCCAAGCACTCGGTGAGCGCCGTGTCGGCCTTGGTGTCATGGGTCTTCATGATCTTCTCATCTATTGCGAAACAATGTACGGTTCAGAAGAAGGAAACGAGATGGTGGATAAAATCTTTGAAACCATCGCTACTACCGCATACCGTACATCCATCGAGCTTGCCAAAGAAAAAGGAAGCTTCCCGTTCCTGGTTGGCAAGACAGAAGCAGAAACGAAACAGCTTCGTGAGAACTTTATTAAAACCGGCTATATGAAAAAACTGCCGGAAGATATCCATCAAGGCATCTTGAAATATGGGATCAGAAACTCTCATTTATTAACTGTGGCTCCTACGGGAAGCACCGGGACCATGGTTGGAGTCTCTACAGGGCTTGAACCTTACTTCTCCTTCTCGTACTTCAGAAGCGGAAGACTGGGTAAATTTATTGAAGTGAAAGCTGATATCGTCAAAGAATATTTGGATCGGAATCCGGAAGCGGACGAAAACAACCTGCCTGAATTCTTTGTTTCAGCTATGGAATTGTCTCCTGAAGCGCATGCGGATACGCAATGTGTGATCCAAAACTGGGTAGACAGCTCCATCAGTAAAACGGTGAACGCGCCGAAGGGCTATTCTGTCGATCAGGTGAAAAAAGTATATGAGCGTTTATACAAAGGCGGAGCAAAAGGCGGGACCGTGTATGTGGACGGAAGCCGTGATGCCCAGGTCTTAACGCTGAAAGCTGAGGAGTCTTTTGAACAAACAGAAATGAACCTTGGGGAAGAAGAAAAAAGTAAAGTAGTACTTGTGGATACGATTACCGATCTTCGCTCAACAGACGTAACAGTCGGAAACGAGGTTGGCAACACATGCCCGGTCTGCCGCAAAGGAAAAGTAAAAGAAATCGGCGGCTGCAACACGTGCACGAACTGCAACACTCAGCTAAAATGTGGATTGTAA
- a CDS encoding lipoate--protein ligase family protein, with translation MEREKWLFIDSGNCDPAYNMALDEALLTWHSEGKIPPVIRFYGWNPATLSIGYFQKAEKEINLEAVEKYGLGFVRRPTGGRGVLHDQELTYSVIVTEEHPNMPKTVTEAYRVISEGILQGFRNLGLDAYFAIPRTEEEKAGLKNPRSAVCFDAPSWYELVVEGRKVAGSAQTRQKGVILQHGSILLDLDEDKLFDLFVYSSERVRERMQKAFKNKAVAMNQLRETPVTQEEAKKAFHAGFEEGLQLDLQPYTLNEEQEKEVEQIAESRYRSKEWTFRR, from the coding sequence ATGGAGAGAGAAAAGTGGTTATTCATTGATTCAGGAAACTGTGATCCTGCCTATAACATGGCATTGGATGAAGCATTACTGACGTGGCACAGCGAAGGCAAAATTCCACCGGTCATACGGTTCTATGGCTGGAATCCAGCAACGCTGTCCATCGGCTACTTTCAGAAGGCCGAAAAGGAGATTAACCTTGAGGCGGTTGAAAAATACGGCCTTGGCTTTGTGCGCCGTCCGACGGGAGGCCGCGGAGTTCTCCATGATCAGGAGCTTACATATAGTGTGATTGTTACCGAAGAGCATCCTAACATGCCAAAAACAGTGACGGAAGCCTACCGGGTTATATCCGAGGGCATTCTGCAAGGTTTCCGCAACCTTGGTTTGGACGCCTATTTTGCCATCCCGCGTACAGAGGAAGAGAAGGCGGGATTGAAAAACCCTCGCTCGGCTGTCTGTTTTGATGCTCCTTCCTGGTACGAACTCGTGGTAGAGGGGAGAAAAGTAGCCGGCAGTGCTCAAACCCGCCAAAAAGGGGTTATTCTGCAGCATGGTTCCATCCTCCTGGATCTGGATGAAGACAAGCTGTTTGATCTTTTTGTGTACTCCAGTGAACGTGTCCGTGAGCGGATGCAGAAGGCTTTTAAGAATAAGGCGGTAGCCATGAACCAGCTCAGGGAAACACCGGTCACACAAGAAGAAGCGAAGAAAGCTTTCCATGCCGGGTTTGAAGAAGGATTGCAGCTCGATCTGCAGCCGTACACTTTGAATGAAGAGCAGGAGAAAGAAGTAGAACAGATCGCTGAATCAAGATATAGAAGCAAAGAATGGACGTTTAGAAGATAA
- a CDS encoding rhodanese-like domain-containing protein, with translation MEWIIVLAILAAVLVYLVVTALYQKKYLTTLSEEEFRAGYRKAQLIDVREPEEFKKGHILGARNIPLTQMKQRKIEIRQDKPVYLYCESGMRSARAAQFLRKNKYTDLSHLRGGFKKWTGKVKSS, from the coding sequence ATGGAATGGATTATCGTTCTTGCTATTTTGGCAGCGGTTCTCGTCTACCTCGTAGTGACCGCGCTGTATCAAAAGAAATATTTAACAACGCTAAGCGAAGAGGAATTCAGAGCTGGATACCGTAAAGCACAGCTGATTGATGTCCGGGAACCGGAGGAATTTAAAAAAGGGCATATACTTGGTGCGAGGAACATTCCTCTGACACAAATGAAACAGCGTAAAATTGAAATTCGCCAGGACAAGCCGGTCTATCTATACTGCGAGAGCGGTATGCGCAGTGCCAGAGCCGCACAATTCCTGCGTAAAAATAAATATACTGACCTTTCTCATTTGAGAGGCGGATTTAAAAAATGGACTGGCAAAGTTAAATCATCATGA
- the gcvPB gene encoding aminomethyl-transferring glycine dehydrogenase subunit GcvPB yields the protein MNNHDTALIFELSKEGRVGYSLPDLDVPEVSLDSLIPSDYVREEPAELPEVSELQIIRHYTALSKRNHGVDSGFYPLGSCTMKYNPKINEDVARYPGFAQIHPLQDEETVQGAMEMLYNLQTSLAEITGMDEVTLQPAAGAHGEWTGLMMIRAYHEANGDSHRTKVIVPDSAHGTNPASATVAGFDSITVKSDERGLVDLDDLRRVVGEDTAALMLTNPNTLGLFEEHILEMAAIVHEAGGKLYYDGANMNAIMGYTRPGDMGFDVVHLNLHKTFTGPHGGGGPGSGPVGVKKDLIPFLPKPVLVKKEEGFTFEYDRPQSIGRVKPYYGNFGINVRAYTYIRTMGPKGLKNVSEYAVLNANYLMRRLEPHFDLPFTQHCKHEFVLSGRRQKKLGVRTLDMAKRLLDFGYHPPTIYFPLSVEEAIMIEPTETESKETLDEFIDAMIQIAQEAEKSPEVVQEAPHSTVVKRLDEAMAARKPVLRYVK from the coding sequence ATGAACAATCATGATACAGCACTTATTTTTGAATTGTCCAAAGAGGGCAGAGTCGGTTACAGTCTTCCCGATCTTGATGTTCCGGAAGTAAGCCTGGATAGTCTTATTCCTTCTGATTATGTCCGTGAAGAGCCAGCTGAGCTTCCTGAAGTTTCCGAGCTTCAGATTATTCGCCATTATACGGCTCTTTCTAAACGAAACCACGGTGTAGACTCCGGATTCTATCCGCTTGGTTCCTGCACGATGAAGTATAATCCAAAAATTAATGAAGATGTGGCGCGATACCCTGGTTTTGCACAGATCCACCCTCTTCAGGACGAAGAAACTGTACAGGGTGCGATGGAGATGCTTTATAACCTTCAGACCTCTCTTGCTGAAATTACGGGGATGGACGAAGTAACCCTTCAGCCGGCAGCCGGAGCCCATGGAGAGTGGACAGGATTAATGATGATCCGTGCCTACCATGAAGCAAATGGAGACAGCCACCGTACAAAAGTCATCGTTCCTGACTCGGCTCACGGAACGAATCCTGCATCAGCAACCGTTGCGGGCTTTGATTCTATTACCGTTAAATCCGATGAGCGCGGACTTGTTGACCTTGACGACCTTCGCCGTGTTGTAGGGGAAGATACAGCCGCTCTTATGCTGACGAATCCGAATACACTCGGTCTTTTTGAGGAGCACATCCTTGAAATGGCGGCTATCGTCCATGAAGCCGGAGGAAAACTTTACTACGATGGTGCCAATATGAATGCCATCATGGGCTACACACGCCCGGGAGACATGGGTTTTGATGTCGTGCATTTAAACCTTCATAAAACGTTCACAGGCCCTCACGGCGGCGGTGGACCTGGATCAGGTCCGGTTGGAGTGAAGAAAGACTTGATCCCGTTCCTGCCAAAACCTGTTCTAGTGAAAAAAGAAGAAGGATTCACGTTTGAATACGATCGTCCACAATCCATCGGCCGAGTAAAACCATACTACGGAAACTTCGGCATAAATGTCCGCGCCTACACCTATATCCGTACGATGGGCCCAAAGGGACTTAAGAATGTATCAGAGTATGCGGTGCTAAACGCCAACTATTTGATGAGAAGGCTTGAGCCGCATTTTGATCTTCCGTTCACACAGCATTGCAAACACGAGTTTGTACTGTCCGGCAGAAGACAGAAGAAGCTCGGAGTACGTACACTGGACATGGCAAAGCGCCTGCTTGATTTCGGTTATCATCCGCCGACCATCTATTTCCCTCTTAGCGTAGAAGAGGCGATTATGATCGAACCGACAGAAACCGAGTCAAAAGAGACGCTGGATGAATTCATCGATGCGATGATCCAAATTGCTCAGGAAGCCGAAAAGTCTCCAGAAGTCGTTCAGGAGGCGCCGCACTCAACAGTTGTCAAAAGACTGGATGAGGCGATGGCTGCCCGTAAACCAGTGTTACGTTATGTAAAGTAG